GCCTTTGTAAATTATTCGAACCAGGAAGAGGAAAACCTGCAAAAGGGTCTTGTTTTACTAGGATTCCTTATTGTTTTGAAGGTTGTCGAGTCATTGTCGCAGAGGTATTGGTATTATGCTTCGAGGAGGTGTGGAATGAGGATGCGATCGGCATTAATGGTGGCAGTCTATCAGAAGCAGCTGAAGCTTTCGAGTTTAGGAAGGCGGAGACATTCGACTGGGGAAATTGTGAATTACATAGCAGTAGATGCCTATAGAATGGGGGAGTTTCCATGGTGGTTTCATTCGACTTGGAGTCTTGTGTTGCAGCTTTTCATGTCTATGGGAGTGCTTTTCTCAGTTGTTGGTCTCGGTGCTATACCCGGTATAGTCCCTCTTGTCATATGTGGATTCCTTAATATGCCAGTTGCGAAGATCATACAAAAATGCCAATCTGAAGTCATGATCTCACAAGATGAGAGATTGAGAGCCATTTCTGAGATCTTAAACAGCATGAAGATCATCAAGTTGCAGTCCTGGGAGGATAAATTCAAGAGCTTGATCAAGTCCTTACGTGGCAAGGAGTTCAAATGGCTTTCTAAACAGCAGTTTTTGAGGCCTTACGGTACTGTCTTGTATTGGATCTCTCCAACTATTGTTTCTTCAGTTGTCTTCTTGGGATGTGCTCTATTTGGGAGTGCCCCATTGAATGCTGGAACCATTTTTACAGTTCTTGCAACTCTAAGAAGCATGGCAGAACCTGTTAGAATGTTACCCGAGGCACTTTCGATTCCTATACAAGTCAAAGTTTCTTTTGACAGAATCAACACTTTTCTTCTTGATGATGAACTTAGGAATGATGAAGTAAGGGGATTTCCCCTGCAGAATTCTGATAAAATTGTGACGGTAGAAGCAGGAAATTTCAGTTGGGTTCCTGAAATTGCAATTCCAACACTTAGAAATGTGGAGTTGGAAATAAAAAGAGGGCAGAAGATAGCTGTTTGTGGACCGGTCGGGGCTGGAAAATCCTCAATCTTGTATGCAATGCTGGGAGAGATACCGAAACTTTCAGGAACGGTGAGTTGCAAAACAAGTATTCCTACATGCACATGCATTAAGCATTATGTCTTCTTGTCACTGGTTATAGTTCTTTTTCCCTTAATGCTTGTTTTAGGTTAGCGTGTTTGGATCCATTGCCTATGTTTCTCAAGTTTCATGGATCCAGAGTGGGACAATTCGTGACAACATACTCTATGGAAAGCCGATGGATGCAGACAAATATGACAAGGCCATTAACGCTTGTGCTCTGGATAAAGATATCAATACTTTTGATCATGGTGACCTCACGGAAATAGGTCAAAGAGGGATTAACATGAGTGGAGGGCAGAAGCAAAGGATTCAACTCGCTCGAGCGATCTATAATGATGCCGACATCTATCTTCTTGATGACCCTTTCAGTGCCGTTGATGCACATACAGCTTCTGTTTTGTTCAATGTGAGAAAGCTTCATTTCAGTATAGAACTCTGGTgtataatactattatttattttctttgcagTATGATAAAAGTTAGCTTTTTATGATTGCAGGATTGTGTTATGACTGCTCTAGCGAAGAAAACTGTTGTCCTGGCAACTCATCAAGTAGAGTTTCTCTCAGAAGTTGATAGAATTTTGGTAAACACGAAGTTCGAATTTatgttcataatttatttatccatCCATGTGTTTTTCTGGTTCGTCAGAAGGATAATTTCTCCCGTTTTTTCCTTAGGTTATGGATGGTGGACAAATTACTCAATCAGGAAGCTATGAAGAGCTATTGATGGCTGGGACAGCATTTGAGCAGCTTGTGAATGCTCATAGAGATTCCATAACAGCATTAGGTTCTTTGAATGGTCAAGGTGAAGGAGAATCAAGAGGGATAGCTCCCGTGATGTTTAACGGATGTTCTCCAACTAAACATAACAGTGAAGGGGAGATCTCGGTGAAGGGTCCGCCTGGAATACAATTAACACAAGATGAAGAAGTGGAGATCGGCGATGTTGGATGGAAGCCATTCATGGATTATGTTTCTATCTCAAAAGGATCCGTTTATCTATCTTTAAGCATTTTAACTCAGCTTACCTTTGTTGTTCTTCAGGCCACTTCGACCTATTGGCTGGCATTTGCCATTCAAATTCCTAACATGACCAACAGCATGTTGATAGGAGTTTACACCGGAGTTGCCACCCTTAGTGCagtttttgtgttttttagaTCCCTTTATGCTGCTTATCTAGGATTAAAAGCTTCTAAAGCCTTCCACTCTGGTCTCACCAATGCCATTTTCAAAGCTCCAATGCTTTTTTTCGATTCTACTCCTGTTGGCAGGATTCTAACCCGAGTAAGATCAAATTTACCAATAAGcaaggagttttttttttcttctttttttttttttttgcttggcAATGAGCTAGGAGTTAATGTAATGTTTCACGTACCGTTTGAGTCTTTTCCCAAGGTActaaaacatgttttatttaaactctTGCAGGCTTCATCAGATATGAGTATTCTTGATTTCGACATTCCATTTGCCTTTGTCTTTGTGGCAGCCGGTGTAACTGAAGTCTTAGCAACAATCGGAATCATGGCCTTTATTACATGGCAAGTTCTCATTGTCGCGATTCTTGCTATGGTAGGAGTAAAGTACATTCAGGTGGAtgcattttcttttcacttGCTTTGCTCAAATCTCATTTGCAACCAAGTTGAAAGGGCTAAAATCTCTGTGTCATCATACTGCAGGGGTATTATATGTCCTCTGCAAGGGAGCTCATAAGAATTAATGGAACGACTAAAGCTCCCGTTATTAATTATGCAGCCGAGACATCGCTTGGAGTGGTCACCATAAGAGCTTTTAACATGGTGGATATGTTCTTTAGAAATAACCTGAAGCTTGTTGACACAGATGCcacacttttctttctttctaatgCAGCCATGGAATGGCTAGTTCTACGGATTGAAACACTTCAAAACCTTACTCTATTCACTGCTGCATTTTTCCTGCTTCTGCTTCCCAAAAACCAAGTCACCCCCGGTATATTATAATTTGTACTGAATAATCTTCTTGACATGTAGAGAATGTTCAAGTCCATTAATCTCGAAAATTTCTAACTGCAGGGCTTGTTGGGCTCTCTCTTTCTTACGCTTTATCACTGACCGGTACGCAAATTCCTGCATCCCGTTGGTACTGCAGCTTATGGAACTACATGATTTCGGTTGAAAGGATAAAACAATTCATGCACATACCTGAAGAACCTCCAGCGATTATAGAAGACAACAGGCCCCCATCTTCATGGCCCTCTAAGGGTAGGATTGAATTGCAAGAACTGAAGGTAAATTAAGGAATCTAAACTGGAAAATGGTTTGAAGGGTGATGAAAGTGTGATGAACTTGTTTTCTTTGAACCAAATCTATGTCTTAATTCATGTTATTTGATTCAATGCTTTGTTTAGATAAGATATAGCTCGAATGCTCCTTTAGTTCTCAAAGGAATCACTTGCACTTTCCAAGAAGGGACCAGAGTAGGAGTTGTTGGAAGGACTGGAAGTGGAAAAACTACGCTCATAAGCACCTTGTTTCGCCTAGTAGAACCTGCAAGTGGGAAAATTCTTATAGATGGACTTGATATATGCTCTATGGGACTGAAAGATTTGAGAATGAAGCTTAGCATCATTCCTCAAGAGCCAACTCTATTTAGAGGCAGCATTCGAACTAACTTAGACCCCCTAGGCCTCTATTCAGATGATGAAATATGGAAGGTGAACCAACTAATCATgaatattaacataaaaaaatttccaaaaatgagCTTTTGGAACTTACCTTTGTATTCCCGTGGCAGGCTTTGGAGAAGTGTCAACTTAAAACAACAATCAGTGCGCTGCCAAACAAGCTAGATTCATCTGGTGAGTTGAATTTTAGTGACTATGTACTAAATTCCTTGTGATAGACTATCTTTTCTCGGTTAACTGGATCAAACATGGTTGTTCTGCCACTGTTGTTGGATTGACAGTGAGTGATGAAGGTGAGAATTGGAGTGTGGGGCAGCGACAACTCTTTTGCCTTGGAAGAGTTCTCTTGAAACGGAACCGAATCCTAGTGCTGGATGAAGCCACTGCTTCCATAGACTCTGCAACCGATGCCATTTTGCAAAGAATTATAAGAGAAGAGTTCTCAAATTGCACCGTCATAACAGTGGCTCATAGAGTTCCAACTGTTATAGACAGTGACATGGTCATGGTCCTCTCCTATGGTAAAGCTCTTCTTTCCTAATACTAATATCAATCAATTTATCCAAGTTATAATCACATTACTGCAACATGTATTTCAGATCCCTGCAACTCTTTCTCATATTACGAGACTGCAGCCAATTAAATATATCCAATGTTGATTGATTATTATATGAGCAGGTAAATTGCTGGAATATGATGAGCCTTCAAACCTTATGGCAACAAACTCTTCCTTTTCTAAGCTAGTAGCTGAATATTGGTCAAGTTGCAGGAGAAATCcatatcaaaattttagcaGTTATCAATGACTAGAACGAACATTGGCATGAAAATGAGATCAAACATTTAGTGTTATTATCTTGAATAGAAAGTTTTCGAAGACTTCCAAATTCCAAGAGTTGTTCTTATTGATCTATGGGAAGGTAGACAATGAACGATAACTTGTAGGGATTCAAGCTCTTTGTACCCATTATTTCCATATGAATAAAGGAAAACTATAATAAGTTTCTCATATATACTCGAATATACTAATCATTTTATACAGGGATAGAGAAATGTTTTTAAACTCGTAAATAGGTCAAAGTTCTATGATTTTACCGATCccatttataaaatctaaaaaactcATTTCTGAGTAATTATCTTAATGCACTTCCAACAAACTACTAGCTTAATTTCCATATCCTTTTTAACAAACATTATTTCCCAAATCAATGAATTTAGTTGTGAAGAGAATATATAATTGCAAACGGTGCTTGGAGTAGTGCCACGAGCAATGTTACTGGGTGTAGAACTGTGATATAACAAATATTAACACAAGCATGTTTATACAGTTCGGTTTTGTTAACTATACTCACCGGTTTAGTAATCTCATTTTTTCATCTAAAAATTTAGATTGCTCTTCTCtaagttttacatatttaacAATCTCACTTTTACTTCTAAAGTTCTAAATCATTCTTCTCTAAGTTTTATCACTCTCCTTCAAGTTTTCCTCCCCTAAAAGTTACCGGTTTAACAACCTTACCTTTGCCCTTACCTAAAGAGTTCCCCCCACCCTTAAAATAGTTTAACTTAGAAATCTATATCACTCTTCCCTAAGTTTTTGCCTGAAAACACGGTATACCAAGTGACTCacctatttatttataaaaatgcaatcttaaacataaatttataataacaaataagTGCTAAAACACTctatttataacttataaaaGTCTCAAGCAAATAAACTACTTTCAACTCGCTAAGATACCAGATTAAATACAGTCAATTCTCcttgtcgaaaccttttttttttgaaaaacaaaaattttggttttcaggttgtcgactttaaaaaaaaaattgggagtcgccaccaattttttattaaggtgtgattgggtcacctaaaaatgactttggtctacaaattttagaaaaacgggtccgggagtcggttacgtatgaggaaggattagcaccctcattacgcccaaaaattggtacctaattaattgattaatgtcttaatgtcgaaaattaaaaaaaaaacgtaATCTTTAAGAAACTTAAACGTTGTGTATTAAGACCTTTCTCTATTtagagaagcaaaaatgccacactcaatacgttagggcacaacattctaatttcctccaaaatgaatATGGCCAAAATACAAGTGCgttaaaacttcaaaagaacatccacttatctaagatttaagaaatcacacccaatacgttagggcacgattcctttaaaatcccaaactcggaatatttcctttattatttagaaaaaatcttcatttcgagaaaccaatgcgtcacatccaatacgttaggacacaacgtgttgaattcccaataatgagttcttatttatttttgattaaagaggaatgcttgattgttagatttaacgaagaaaatcgaacccaatacgttagggctcaatttccttgaaaaccctaaatacaagcattctctcaattttgaaaagtttaaaaatcaagtaaaaaatgatgtaatgctacattaaatatacaatacaataataaatagaaataatgcatacaaataaaaacaaacaatgtCATGTAAAGCATCACATAAACGAGCAACATAATATGaatgataatataaatgaaagcacaaattaataaacaaatactaataataaaaacagcacctaatatattaattgaaatttaaagacATTCACTTAACTTACATatgaaattttgggttaaaattcttataaacaaaatataacatatttgcaaacataagaaaaaaagtatctaaaaaaacatgtattcgcatatttttaaaaaatatttatatatatatatataaatataaaacaatggtcaaaaatactaatatatatatatatatacatatatatatatatatatatatatatatactagaaTAGGCatgcatgtataaattataaaaataatcacataaaaaataattacattatgttaaaataaaatatatatgtattatatatattaaaacaaattaatatataaaaatatataaaaaataaatttaaaaaataaagaaaataaaaaagggttaatttgaattgtaaaaaaatCTTTAGGCAAACTCAGTAAATAGATGGAGACtgaggaccaaattgaacgcAAGATATTACGTAGAGGGAccgaaaagaaaattttcctatttcccTAAACGCGCTGCTCCATCAGAttgaattggaatttaaaataaataaaaggcctaattttaaagaaatataaacttaattgcaaaaatgttaaaaggcGAAGGGCTAAAGCGAAATTTTCCTCcgcataaaaacacgcggatctcgGTCCGGGTCGGGTCGATCTTGGATCCTccctcaaaacggcgccgttttcaattagctatttaagccaaaataaaaccaaaaattttatttcaaaacatttaaaaaaaacaaaaaacctttaaaatttcttcaacTCGTTCGTCCTCGCCACGGCCGATCATCTGACAAATCAGCAGCCACCACGCCGGCCCGATCTCAGTAGCAAGCACCACCGCTCATGGTGgcggaaaaggaaaaaatcttCTTTAGCCTTCTCAACCTCCTTTACCCAAATCTGGGCTTAAATCTGTGAAATATTAACGAAAGAACCCCTAAAAGCACTAAAACCTTTCGCTTCCTATCGTCTTTCATCGGAGACGACAACCTCCATCATTCACGGCGTTCGGGCTTCAAACACAAGTTGTGTCTTTCCTTTTCCCTATTTACTTTATTCGTATGTATATAATGGtaaaaaaacaatagaaaataaataaataaaattacaaataacaaCCTTTTGATTCGATTTTGTTCTCTATATTGCGAAAGTAATAGCTTTTTATTTCGGTTTCAAAATCCGGCCCTTGTTACAGTGTATTCGGGGCTATTTTATAGccataataaaaatgaaaatgaggaAATAAATCTATcatattgatttgatttgatcttgattccttaatttttctttccttctttgtGTTTGCAGCGATTGCATGGAGATTCTACCTTTGGCGATGGTTATGCGCTattgaaaccctagggtttcatgCGTAATTTGGGCCACCGTAGATTGGGcccttatttgttttattaattggGCCATACGGGTCTACTTGTAAATGGACTGTTTCTTTTGGGGCCCTTTTTTTACCCGGGCAAAATCtgttattacagctgcccctctttgcttgttgtcgagtaacgagaacagagcaaagaccaaaaacaattttgcccggtcatactggattttagtatttttcaaaagtatgGGAATTAATGCCATCTTCAATCTctcactgcaatttcagggagataagactagatgcgatctgctctctgcaacttcagagagataaaatctatgattttaattcactccactgcaacttcagggagataggattgtcggctttaatctgcttcccactatcttggaaagataagattcactgtcttcgatctgctccactactgctttagggagataagatctataatcttcaaccttctccgctactgcttagggagacaaggcttagtggcttaaatctacttctcactatcttggaaagataagattcgccgtcttcgatctgctccactactgcttagggagataatatCTACATTCTTCAACATtttccactgctgctcagggagacaaggcttggtagcttaaatttgcttcccactatcttggaaagataagattctgTCTTCgatctattccactactgcttagggagataagatctacaatcttcaaccttctccgctgcttctcagggagacaaggcttggtggcttaaatctgcttcccactatcttggaaagataagattttccgtcttcgatctgctccactactgcttagggagataagatcttcaatcttcaaacttttccactgctgctcagggagacaaggcttggtggcttaaatctgcttctcactatcttggaaagataagattctgtcttcgatctgctccactactacttagggagataagatcttcaatcttcaaccttctccgctactACTCAGGgggacaaggcttggtggcttaaatctgcttcccactatcttggaaagataagattcgccgtcttcgatctgctccactattgcttagggagacaagatcttcaatcttcaaccttctccgctactACTCAGGGAGACAGGGCTTGGTGGcctaaatctgcttcccactatcttggaaagataagattcgccgtcttcgatctgctccactactgcttagggagataagatcttcaatcttcaaccttctccactactactcagagagacaaggcttggtgttTCACTGGTTTGtcctctggggaacatgacctgtataattcattttatgaacctaaatatgcctagtgattaggatgtcatgatcagaatgagtcaaatgctcctaactaggtatgtatgaatgatgtttgcatgaatgcaaaattttattttttttcgagaatgatcccacttaagttgtcattactcaaagtttattaaggttttgtgactgacgtgctacaacgtcTTCTTacttgactggcttttctgaagaaacatttagccaagttgcccccactgtaaacctcaaagtttaatccattaggACGTAAAAATTCATACCATCGATCTACCATGGTAACCCAAGGGTATATGACTTttcttcaatcctctcctatcacaattcaaggatatagaTTATGAAATTTGTATACACCACTCTCAGGGTGTCCTATCAAAAGCTTATGCCCAAATGAGGAGCGTTCTATCCATAGGGAACTTCTTCCTACCCCATCAAAACTTCTTGCTGTCTCAATCGCTATTTAGACAATCGAAGCAGtcttattttaaactttttcctCCTTAGACTTTTTATCTTTTGTCCTCGAGGTGTTccaaacaatagtcctgttttaggttactaaattatttagaaattcccaGAGTAATATACCAAACttcttttgtaaaagttaattagtccatcaatcattattttaatgcgACATGCTTGCGCAAAGATCAAAAATACTGAgtaagagatgaattaattcaggaatttattaatagtaagtgtcttgaaaagaaaaatattcaagAACAGCAAAGAATGAATTATTTACAACAAACTTGGTACAAataatatgaagactaggtgctcTAGATATCGCCGCTTGAACTTTTCCGTGCAAGCCAAGAACCattctgaatttaacatgtgtttaggagatctacaggatTCTGTCGATGCCTCAAGATGTCGTATATCCTTGTTGACTTAAGCGAAGCAAGATTACCATATGCCCCAAATCTGACCatgtttgagccgcccttttcaggttttcaactcaaaccccctttggtctcaaggtgcccttttcgagttttcaccttggcctctcccttttttttttaggaaatcaaagtgccctttacgggttttcacctagattcctctcttctttcaagtgaaatatttcttaaccGAATCTGAATTGACAGGATTCAGAAGatttttgccatccatttcactcaaaatcaaggCACCTCCGGAAAAAGCCTTTTTCAcgacataaggtccttcccagtttggcatccatttccctctgaaatccttttgtaaagggaggatctttttcaaaaccaaatccccttcatgaaattctctgggacgaactttcttattataagctcgcatcattcgcttctGATACATTTAGCCATGACGAATggcttttaatcttttctcttcaatcaagtttagttgatcataccgagattggatccattcggcttcatccaattttaactcagccaatacccggagggaaggaatttcaacctcaatgggtaaaactgccttcattccataaaccaacgaGAAAGGg
This genomic window from Gossypium raimondii isolate GPD5lz chromosome 10, ASM2569854v1, whole genome shotgun sequence contains:
- the LOC105777635 gene encoding ABC transporter C family member 8-like isoform X1, translated to MASFRTLLGGFTLICEGKLDFGSFCIQRTIIDVINLVFLFVFYLLLFVCSVRKLQRSVVNKRDRISIVVSICCALISISYLSVGLWNLIARNGEFNGLSWLIELVRGLIWISLSVSLLVHASQPVKIFISAWWVSFALLVSVLHIEILFRTHRIEIFDVLPWPVNILMLFCAFRNFIDLTKEHESLSEPLLEEKEETYQIEVCEANFFSKLSFSWINPLLSRGYLRPLALEDIPSISAEDESSLAYQKFANAWETLIREKSSIDRRNLVLRALTKVYFKENIVIAVCAILRTISVVALPLLLYAFVNYSNQEEENLQKGLVLLGFLIVLKVVESLSQRYWYYASRRCGMRMRSALMVAVYQKQLKLSSLGRRRHSTGEIVNYIAVDAYRMGEFPWWFHSTWSLVLQLFMSMGVLFSVVGLGAIPGIVPLVICGFLNMPVAKIIQKCQSEVMISQDERLRAISEILNSMKIIKLQSWEDKFKSLIKSLRGKEFKWLSKQQFLRPYGTVLYWISPTIVSSVVFLGCALFGSAPLNAGTIFTVLATLRSMAEPVRMLPEALSIPIQVKVSFDRINTFLLDDELRNDEVRGFPLQNSDKIVTVEAGNFSWVPEIAIPTLRNVELEIKRGQKIAVCGPVGAGKSSILYAMLGEIPKLSGTVSVFGSIAYVSQVSWIQSGTIRDNILYGKPMDADKYDKAINACALDKDINTFDHGDLTEIGQRGINMSGGQKQRIQLARAIYNDADIYLLDDPFSAVDAHTASVLFNDCVMTALAKKTVVLATHQVEFLSEVDRILVMDGGQITQSGSYEELLMAGTAFEQLVNAHRDSITALGSLNGQGEGESRGIAPVMFNGCSPTKHNSEGEISVKGPPGIQLTQDEEVEIGDVGWKPFMDYVSISKGSVYLSLSILTQLTFVVLQATSTYWLAFAIQIPNMTNSMLIGVYTGVATLSAVFVFFRSLYAAYLGLKASKAFHSGLTNAIFKAPMLFFDSTPVGRILTRASSDMSILDFDIPFAFVFVAAGVTEVLATIGIMAFITWQVLIVAILAMVGVKYIQGYYMSSARELIRINGTTKAPVINYAAETSLGVVTIRAFNMVDMFFRNNLKLVDTDATLFFLSNAAMEWLVLRIETLQNLTLFTAAFFLLLLPKNQVTPGLVGLSLSYALSLTGTQIPASRWYCSLWNYMISVERIKQFMHIPEEPPAIIEDNRPPSSWPSKGRIELQELKIRYSSNAPLVLKGITCTFQEGTRVGVVGRTGSGKTTLISTLFRLVEPASGKILIDGLDICSMGLKDLRMKLSIIPQEPTLFRGSIRTNLDPLGLYSDDEIWKALEKCQLKTTISALPNKLDSSVSDEGENWSVGQRQLFCLGRVLLKRNRILVLDEATASIDSATDAILQRIIREEFSNCTVITVAHRVPTVIDSDMVMVLSYGKLLEYDEPSNLMATNSSFSKLVAEYWSSCRRNPYQNFSSYQ